One window of Paenibacillus sp. FSL K6-3182 genomic DNA carries:
- a CDS encoding discoidin domain-containing protein translates to MLFISGNWWIPTAGGTTDTQAPTAPANLTASAASSSQINLNWSASTDNVGVSGYQVFRGGTLVGSPSGTTYTDTGLNASTSYSYTVKAIDAAGNLSASSNTASATTSPNSTTTNLALGKTAVASSIEGTGFEASKATDGNSTTRWASVEGSNNEWIYVDLGSIQNVNRVKLNWEAAYGKGYKIQVSTNSTTWTDAFTTTTGNGAIDDITFASKSGRYVRVLCTARGTAYGYSLFDFEVYGS, encoded by the coding sequence ATGTTATTCATTTCAGGAAACTGGTGGATACCAACTGCTGGTGGAACTACGGACACCCAGGCACCTACTGCACCAGCGAATTTGACTGCATCCGCTGCATCAAGCAGCCAAATTAATTTGAACTGGTCAGCTTCTACCGACAATGTTGGCGTATCAGGTTATCAAGTATTTCGCGGCGGCACATTAGTAGGCTCTCCTTCTGGCACGACCTATACTGACACTGGCCTAAACGCTTCCACGTCATATAGTTATACAGTGAAGGCCATTGATGCTGCGGGCAATCTTTCTGCGAGCAGCAATACAGCCAGCGCAACAACGAGTCCGAATTCAACAACAACGAACCTTGCTTTAGGCAAGACCGCTGTAGCAAGCTCAATTGAGGGAACAGGATTTGAAGCTTCCAAAGCGACGGATGGCAATTCGACGACAAGATGGGCGAGTGTTGAAGGAAGCAACAACGAGTGGATTTACGTAGACCTTGGTTCCATTCAAAACGTCAACCGTGTGAAATTAAACTGGGAAGCCGCTTACGGTAAAGGCTATAAAATCCAAGTTTCCACAAATAGTACAACTTGGACAGATGCTTTTACAACGACAACAGGCAATGGAGCCATCGATGATATTACGTTTGCATCCAAAAGCGGAAGATATGTAAGAGTGCTTTGCACGGCACGAGGTACAGCTTACGGATACTCACTTTTTGATTTCGAGGTATACGGCTCTTAA
- a CDS encoding TetR/AcrR family transcriptional regulator has protein sequence MRKTKKDTEETIHKLEEVARHHFTTFGFADSSLEEIAKDAEVTRGAVYHHFGSKKGLFRAVLSLVQSEVAQRLEEEASLSDDLWEQLCLGCRAFVTVAIEPQNRRIMLIDGPAVLGWEEWRLLDEQQSMKLLLEQLEMMQQQGYLKGVRLDAATHLLSGAMNEAALWLAQISDTAEAAEAMEDCLQTLRKLLDGLR, from the coding sequence ATGAGGAAAACGAAAAAAGATACGGAAGAGACGATTCATAAGCTAGAGGAAGTGGCAAGGCATCATTTTACCACTTTCGGGTTTGCGGACAGTTCACTAGAGGAAATAGCCAAAGACGCTGAGGTCACACGGGGGGCTGTTTATCACCATTTTGGCAGTAAAAAAGGTTTATTCCGAGCGGTGCTTTCACTAGTTCAGTCTGAAGTAGCGCAACGGCTGGAGGAAGAGGCTTCCCTTAGCGATGATTTGTGGGAGCAATTATGTCTGGGATGCCGCGCATTTGTGACTGTCGCAATCGAGCCGCAAAACAGGCGGATCATGCTAATCGATGGTCCTGCCGTGCTTGGCTGGGAGGAGTGGCGGCTTCTGGATGAGCAGCAGTCGATGAAATTGCTGCTAGAACAGCTGGAAATGATGCAGCAGCAGGGCTACCTTAAGGGTGTTCGTCTGGATGCTGCCACTCATTTGTTGTCGGGAGCTATGAATGAAGCGGCGCTTTGGCTCGCGCAAATATCGGATACTGCTGAGGCTGCTGAAGCGATGGAGGATTGTTTGCAGACGCTGCGTAAGCTTCTAGACGGCCTTCGTTAA